The following proteins are encoded in a genomic region of Bacillus marinisedimentorum:
- a CDS encoding PadR family transcriptional regulator, which yields MADTTQMLKGILDGCLLAIIKDGEIYGYELAARLESYGFNSFSEGTIYPLLLRMQKEGLVRATLRKSTAGPKRKYYSLTEKGEQELKLFIKRWDQLSLTVNNVLNKKKL from the coding sequence GTGGCAGATACAACTCAAATGTTAAAAGGAATATTAGATGGGTGTCTTCTCGCAATCATTAAAGATGGAGAAATCTATGGATACGAATTAGCGGCGAGGCTGGAGTCTTATGGGTTTAACTCATTCAGTGAAGGCACCATTTATCCTTTACTACTTCGAATGCAAAAGGAAGGATTAGTTCGTGCTACTTTAAGAAAGTCAACGGCCGGACCTAAAAGAAAATATTACTCATTAACAGAAAAGGGGGAACAAGAGCTGAAGTTATTTATCAAGCGTTGGGACCAGTTAAGCTTAACTGTTAATAATGTTCTAAATAAAAAGAAGTTGTAA
- a CDS encoding AAA family ATPase, whose product MINTKLILIDGITGSGKSTTAQFLANQLRNNGIKVKWYHEEEDNHPLNYEEDIEVFTSQAELEAFLEETPKIWREFAKHVSESDQVHIIESFILQNTVRLLFQNNLGEERIRDFTQEIEEIIRPLNPALIYFYQENAEQSIRKVWKRRGPGWKKWFVDLDILTPYVKKSGLAGETGVIKLWSEYQNFTNRLVENYKFTKLSIENSEGNWDEYRQRILEFLDVNFVRSNPDLTSEENIRYCGTYRDQEGEVECTIKILNGNLVCDLIWPDIKILPVKEGDNLHFYIESFPVLVTFTENQEGSIYELNLSGSRKSLDGKTLYKAKK is encoded by the coding sequence ATGATTAACACAAAACTAATTTTGATTGACGGGATAACAGGTTCAGGCAAATCAACCACCGCTCAGTTCCTGGCAAACCAGTTAAGGAACAATGGGATTAAAGTTAAGTGGTATCATGAAGAAGAAGATAACCATCCCCTGAATTATGAAGAAGACATAGAGGTTTTTACTTCACAGGCTGAGTTAGAGGCGTTTTTAGAGGAAACCCCGAAGATATGGCGGGAATTTGCCAAGCATGTCAGCGAATCTGATCAGGTACATATTATTGAGAGCTTCATTTTGCAAAATACCGTTAGGCTCCTTTTCCAAAATAATTTAGGAGAAGAGCGGATCAGAGACTTCACGCAGGAGATTGAAGAGATCATCCGTCCACTGAATCCTGCCCTGATTTATTTCTATCAGGAGAATGCTGAACAGTCGATTCGGAAGGTCTGGAAACGCCGGGGACCAGGCTGGAAAAAATGGTTTGTTGATTTAGACATCCTCACTCCTTATGTTAAGAAAAGCGGTTTAGCAGGAGAGACAGGAGTGATTAAACTCTGGTCAGAATATCAAAACTTCACCAATCGTCTTGTTGAGAATTACAAGTTTACTAAATTATCCATTGAAAACTCAGAAGGAAACTGGGATGAATACCGTCAACGGATTTTAGAATTCTTAGACGTAAACTTTGTTAGAAGTAATCCAGATCTGACTTCAGAAGAGAATATAAGATATTGCGGGACTTATAGAGACCAGGAAGGCGAAGTAGAATGCACTATCAAAATTTTGAATGGCAATCTTGTCTGTGATTTAATCTGGCCGGATATTAAAATTTTACCTGTCAAAGAAGGGGATAATCTTCATTTCTATATAGAATCGTTTCCCGTTTTGGTTACTTTTACAGAAAATCAAGAGGGTTCCATATATGAACTTAACTTAAGCGGCAGCAGAAAAAGTTTAGATGGAAAAACCTTATATAAGGCAAAAAAATGA
- a CDS encoding MerR family transcriptional regulator, which yields MKVKEVADLVGISVRTLHHYDEIGLLIPEKTNEAGYRAYTDENLETLQQILFFKELGFPLKKIKKILDSPSFDRQEALEMQHKMLLEKKRRLDKMIGTIEKTIQQSKGEIQMSNPEKFEGFDFSHNPYEQEAREKWGDKAVDEANEKAKNLTVVDQEKFNEIYRNLAAIRNLSPDSKEAQEGIKKWYQFLNKMRNYSPEAFKGLGQMYVDDERFTKNIDRFGEGLAAFMRDAMAVYADTHK from the coding sequence ATGAAAGTGAAGGAAGTTGCTGATTTAGTGGGAATTAGTGTGCGCACACTACACCATTATGATGAAATTGGATTATTAATCCCGGAGAAAACCAATGAGGCTGGTTATCGTGCATACACTGACGAGAATCTCGAAACCTTGCAGCAAATATTATTTTTTAAAGAACTTGGCTTCCCTTTAAAGAAAATCAAAAAAATTCTTGATAGTCCATCATTTGACCGGCAAGAAGCACTGGAAATGCAGCATAAAATGCTTCTAGAAAAAAAGCGCCGGCTCGATAAGATGATCGGGACGATTGAAAAAACCATTCAACAATCGAAAGGAGAGATACAAATGTCAAATCCAGAAAAATTCGAAGGCTTTGATTTTAGCCATAATCCATATGAACAAGAAGCAAGAGAAAAGTGGGGTGATAAAGCAGTCGATGAAGCGAATGAAAAAGCCAAAAACCTGACTGTTGTTGATCAAGAAAAATTTAACGAAATCTATCGTAACCTGGCCGCCATTCGCAATCTCTCACCTGATTCCAAAGAGGCTCAAGAAGGAATTAAAAAATGGTATCAGTTCTTAAACAAAATGAGGAACTACTCCCCTGAGGCCTTCAAGGGATTAGGCCAAATGTATGTAGATGATGAGCGCTTCACGAAAAACATTGATAGATTCGGTGAAGGCTTAGCGGCATTCATGCGCGATGCCATGGCAGTCTATGCAGACACACACAAATAA
- a CDS encoding malate:quinone oxidoreductase — MSSIQKETDVILIGAGIMSATLGSLLKEVAPEWEIKVFEKLPNAAQESSNEWNNAGTGHSALCELNYTPEKPDGTIDIKKAINVNQQFQLSRQFWSYLVNSSLIHDPQKFIRPLPHVSFVQGEENAAFLKKRFKALSSNPLFEGMEFSDDPEKLKEWLPLMMEGRASDEPIAATKIDSGTDVNFGALTRMLFNHLTNKNVQINYKHSVKDIKRAGDGLWEVKVQDLDSGITETHTSKFVFIGAGGGSLPLLQKSGIPESKQIGGFPVSGLFMVCSNPEVVAKHQAKVYGKAKVGAPPMSVPHLDTRYIDNKKTLLFGPFAGFSPKFLKSGSNFDLVGSVKPNNMMTMLMAGVKEMPLTRYLIQQVLLSKEKRMEELREFIPDAKIEDWDIVVAGQRVQVIKDTDAGKGTLQFGTEVVCSADGSIAGLLGASPGASTAVNVMLEVLENCFPLQMAEWETKIKEMIPSYRVSLVDNPELFKELHAYTAQTLGLSPKEQAKERTLVHSM; from the coding sequence ATGAGCAGTATTCAAAAGGAAACAGACGTTATCTTAATTGGGGCCGGAATCATGAGTGCGACTTTGGGATCATTATTGAAAGAAGTGGCACCGGAATGGGAAATCAAAGTGTTTGAGAAACTACCAAACGCGGCACAAGAGAGCTCTAACGAATGGAACAATGCAGGTACTGGCCATTCCGCACTGTGCGAGCTTAACTACACACCCGAAAAGCCTGACGGAACGATTGATATCAAGAAAGCAATAAACGTAAATCAGCAGTTTCAGCTATCAAGGCAGTTTTGGTCTTACCTTGTCAACAGCAGCCTGATTCATGACCCGCAGAAGTTTATCAGGCCGCTGCCCCATGTCAGTTTCGTACAGGGTGAAGAGAATGCAGCCTTTTTGAAAAAACGTTTTAAAGCGCTGTCAAGCAATCCATTGTTTGAAGGAATGGAGTTTTCCGATGATCCTGAAAAACTTAAGGAATGGCTTCCTCTTATGATGGAAGGCCGTGCATCGGATGAACCGATAGCGGCAACGAAAATTGATTCCGGTACCGATGTCAACTTCGGTGCGTTGACACGCATGTTATTTAATCATTTAACGAATAAAAACGTCCAAATAAACTATAAGCATAGTGTCAAAGATATTAAGAGGGCCGGCGATGGATTATGGGAAGTGAAAGTGCAGGATCTTGACAGCGGCATCACCGAAACCCATACTTCAAAATTCGTTTTTATCGGCGCGGGGGGCGGAAGTCTGCCTTTACTGCAAAAAAGCGGTATTCCTGAGTCCAAACAAATCGGCGGCTTTCCGGTAAGCGGACTGTTCATGGTATGCAGCAATCCGGAAGTTGTCGCGAAGCATCAAGCAAAAGTGTACGGAAAGGCAAAGGTTGGTGCACCGCCGATGTCTGTGCCGCATCTTGATACGAGATATATCGACAATAAAAAAACATTGCTGTTCGGGCCGTTTGCGGGATTTTCACCGAAGTTTTTAAAGTCCGGTTCGAATTTTGACTTGGTCGGTTCTGTTAAACCGAATAATATGATGACGATGCTGATGGCCGGGGTAAAAGAAATGCCGTTGACAAGATATTTGATTCAGCAAGTGTTGTTATCGAAGGAGAAGCGCATGGAAGAATTGCGGGAGTTTATTCCTGACGCCAAAATCGAGGATTGGGATATCGTCGTAGCGGGTCAGCGTGTGCAAGTGATCAAGGATACTGACGCCGGCAAAGGAACACTCCAGTTTGGCACGGAAGTCGTTTGTTCTGCAGATGGCTCGATTGCTGGACTGCTCGGTGCTTCTCCGGGTGCTTCCACCGCTGTGAACGTAATGCTTGAAGTGCTGGAAAATTGCTTCCCGCTCCAGATGGCAGAGTGGGAAACAAAAATTAAGGAAATGATCCCGTCCTACCGTGTTTCTTTAGTGGACAACCCTGAGCTTTTCAAAGAGCTTC